CAGACGGCCGCGGCGTTTTCGACGATCGCCGGCTCACCTTGGCTTGGGCGAGCATCCCGCTCGGAACCGCAGGCGGCCAGCACGAACGAGAGCAGAATCGCCGTTCCAATGAGTTGGACGCGGTGGCAAGGTTGGGCGCTGTGATCGCTAGACACGGGAGGGGAGGGCACTCGGATCAGGTGTAACGGGAGCATCCGAAGTGTATCGGCCTGGCTGAGTGCTGGCAAGGCAAAAACGACGATTCCGGGCGGCAAACGACGGGGGCGAAGAATTTGATGCCTCGCAACACTCGGCTAAAAGGACAAGCACTGTATCGATAGGGAAGCTGCTTGGGCAGCCCCTCCAGACCTCCAAAGCGCTTTGTCGCTTGGCGGCCAGGACGGGATTGGCGGCGATGCAGTTGAAGGTTACGTTCCGAGGGGAATCCGACTAGTCTTTCCCGGTCATGGCGGAATCAACCTCCTGTTCGGCCCAGGTTCTTTGCGAATCTCTCCAATGCTTCAACGACTGGTGTCCTGCTTCTGCCCTCGTGGCCGATCCATCCTTCCCATCGCCATCGTGCTCACCATGGCGCTCGTTGCGCCGGCCACGAGCCAGGTTCAGGGCACGGTGATCGAGCCGTCCGGGCGACCTGTCTCCGGAGTGGTCGTCGAAGCGTGGGTTGGTGGCCAAACCGTGGAGAGCGTACAGACGGATGAGCAGGGGCGCTTCACCATCTCCGGCCGCGCCCAGGTTTCGGGGGCTGTTTTCCTGAGCTTCCGGGGGATGGGCTATCGCACCCGAACCATGGCGCTTCCCTCCCAGGATTCAAGGCTCCAGGTAGTATTGGAGGCGGCGCCCCTGGCGCTGGCTCCCGTGATCGTCTCTGCCGCGCCGCGCCGCCTCTGCCCCAACGTGGAAAATTCCCGGGCACGCATGCTTTGGGAGCGCATGCGCAGCCGCTATTGGCCGGAGCACGCGGATACGGTGTTCATCTTCGGCTTCCACGAGGTGCGCCGGGGGACAGGAACCAAGCAGGAGCTCGACCAGGCCGAAACGGGACGGTCCAGCCGCGGCTGGACCACCAGCGCCCTGGTCACGGCCCCACCTTGGGCTATGGCGCGCTCTGGATATGCCACTCCCGCGGCTGGTGGGGCCGGTGAGCGGACGGCCTTCTGGAACTATCGAGCCCTGGACTTCGGCCAGATGCAGGACTTCACCGGCACGTACTTCGGGCAAGCTCATACCTTTGCCCTGCTGCAGGCCGGGCCGACCGAGATGATGATCAGCTTCTGCCCGCGAAGCCGGCAGCCACTGGTTGGGCAGATCGAGGGGGTTCTGAGATTATCGGGAGATACGATCCTGGCGAACGCGCGCTGGGCGTTCCGCACTCCACGCCCGGATGAGGATGCGGGCGGCGAGGCGTCCTACTACCAACCCGAGTCAGCCACGGGACGAGCTCTGCTGGCTCACCAAACACGGTTCTGGAGGAAGACTACAGGGGGCCGCTACTACTTCGAGAGGCACGAGTTCGTCGATTGGCGTCGGTGGAGCCGATAGGCGCCGCCCAAAGGGTGGAATGTCAGTTCACTCGCTGCTCTTTAGCAGCTTCGATCCGCTTGGCCAATTCAGCCACAGAAATGATTCCTGAAACCTTTACGCCGTTGATGAGGCTGGTCGGGGTCATTTCCATCCCGATGGCCCGCCCGTCCCGCCGGTCCGACTCGATCCGCGCGGCATGCGCCTTCGTTTTCATGCACCGGGCGAACCCGGTCTGATCAGGCACGCCAGCCCCGGTGGCAAACGCGACCCACGGAATCGTGCCAATGGAGTCCTGCCTGGCAAAAAGCAGGTCCCGGACTTGTTGATACCGTCCCTGTTCACGTGCGCATTCGGCTGTCATTGCCGCTTCGTACGAATGCGGGTAGCGATCGATGGGAAAGTGCCGGTGGGCGATCGCCACGTCGTTGGGATAGAGTTCTCGAACGCGGTCGAGGGTGTCTGCGTACGCCCTACAGGCCGGGCACTGGAAGTCGGAGTATTCGATGATCGTCAGCGCCGCCGCGTGCGCTCCGACAGGCTCTCGGTCGTCCAGGTACCGCTGCCATCCTTCGATCAGAGTTCCGTCGGTAACGACCGTGTGGCTCTCGCGAGCGAACTGGCGCCGCACGACGAGCCCGGTGGTCACAAGAGCTGCGCCGGCCATTACAACCACAGCAACGTTCAGAAGGCGCTCCCGCATGTTCCTGATCGAGGTGGAGTCGGCTGAATTGCCCTGGCGTTTCCGGTCGGATATCCAGCGCGCGTTGAGAGCGTCTCGCGCAAGACGATGCCACAGAGACTGTCGTCCTGCGCGAGCACCTTGCTAGATCAACAGTCGGATTTCACGCTCAGCCGCACTCGATTTTGTCCGAGCAGACCCTCGTGCCACCTACGTTATCGCACTTGCAGCCTTCGATCACACGGCAGCCGTTCGGAACGGGGCTGCACGGCACCAGCTCGGTCTGCGCCCACAGGAGGGTGGACCCGCCAGCGACGGTCACGAGGGTACAGGCCAGGAGGAACAGCTTCTTCATGGTGGGCTCCACAGAAGGGTGAGGAAGACGTACCAGCAGGTGTCGGAAAGGGTAACGGATACGGCTGAGGCAGGCAAGCGGCGCGGCGAACTCTTTCAGACGCACTTGATTTGCGGTGCGACTGGAGCGGGACTCCTCCCATCGGCGCGTGATGGCCGCGGATCGGCCGCGCTTGGCTGCCAGCCACCACGAAGCGGCGCGGCCCCGCCCAGGAGCCGCGCCGCTTACGTTGATGCTTCCTGCTTACGCGGCGAGCCGCCGCACCACCTCCACAGCGCCCCGCTTGTACACCGTCACGTAGACCAGCTTCCCCTCCGGATCGATCACCATCCAGTAGCGGCCCCAGCGAGCCTGCGCCTTACCTGGCGGCGACTAGCTCGATTGCGGCGGTAGCGCGAACGTCCGGCGATTTTGCGGAAGGGCCTTGGCAGCCGCGGCGCTCTTACGCGGCAGTGGAGGCTGCGCGATGAGTCGCCGGGGACGGTCGATGTTATGGCGCCGACCGGCCCATTCTACAAATGTGGCGATTTAGGTGCGTGCTCCTTAGTTTTCCTCCCCCTGCCTCGGACAACCAAGTTCATCCGTACCCGCCGGGACAACGCTTTAGTGAATACGTGCTTTCCAAAATCGATGTTCCTTAACTCTGCAACTGGTGAGCTACCCGTGCACGACATCGGAACCGACAAGAGCACACCCGCCGCCAGGCGGGGCCGCAGAGCCCGGGGCCTCACTGAGGCAGCCCAGCCGCCGAAAGCCGGAAGCGATACGGCCAGCGGCAGCCGAAGGGACAGGACTTCATCATGGTTTGCGTCATTGATCACGGCCGTTGTTGTCCTCGGCGGTTGCGATGCATTCCCGCCAACGGCGGCGGATTCGCCCCGCATCGTGCCCGTTGGAGAGCCCGTGGAATTTTCCAGTCCCGTGGACCCGACTGGCTTCTCCGCGAGCGGAACCATTGCTACGGCACCTGACAATGGAGATGCCACGATGGGCCAGCTAAGCTGGCGAGACATCGGGGTTGCATTCGGGCAGGAAATGTGGATTCGGGTCCGCACGACGGGGCAGGTTTCGTGGTCACCATTGTACGACAACTTCAGGGACTGCGGAGGCGCGTTCTGCACCGGTGGTGATGCCGGCCCTGCGTTTGGAACGGGCTCGGCTGGTGGGGCCGGCATAGGCCAGTTCGGCGCGTTGCGAGTACACGTTCGTGCAGTTGGGCCTGATGGGGGCGGCTCTTCATGGTCGCCGCTCGTCACACCGGATGGACAGTTGGAGGCGGTGATGCATGTTCGCCCCGGTTGGAAGTTGCAGGCGATGCGCGACGGCATGCCCGGCCAGCCGAACTGTCTGGCATGCCCCGACCCCTACCAGAGGGGCCGGATGGCGGGGTACTCGATCAGCGGCGAAACCCGAATCCTTGCTGAGAAGGTAACGCTCATCCAGGTGGAGGCGCGTGAAAGCGTCGTGGCACCGGGACAGCCGGTCACGTTCGACGTCGTCACGTATCCGGGCACGGCAGAACTCGTCTGGAGATTTCTGCGAGAGGACGTGAACGAATGGGTGTACCCTGACGAGTGCCGTCGAATGACGGCCAGCTGCACGTTTGTGCCGCCGAGCGGCGGAAGAATGCAGGTCTATGGACGGTGGTACCTGCTCCGCGAGGATTACTACGCGACCAGCAATTCGATTACGGTACGTGAGGCTGCGCTGTCGCTGGAGTGCACCCCTAACCCGGTGACACGGGGGAATGAGATGAACTGCACCGCGAAGCCAGAACCTGTGACGGCCCAGCTCACGAACGTACGGTGGACCTTCATTGATACAGCCGGGAACAACATCCCCGGTCCTAATGGGGACCGCGTGACTTGGGGCGGTATCATGGTGGTCGGCGGGACCATGCACGTGTCGGCCGAAGTCAATGGCGTGCCACTCGGCGCCGAGCCAGTTGAGGTGAGAGTTGAACGCCGAGCCGATTGGCGAGTTTCGTTCCCTGCGATGCCGGAGCCGGAGCCGAGTTCAGCGCTCCCGTATCCGCCCGTCACGACTCCTGGCGGTGCGGTTGGAGAGGGCGTGTTTGGGCAATATGTTTACTCATACGGGTTTCCAGCGGGCCCTCTCGGGGGCGGAACCGGTCCGAATCGGAACTGGTACTACTTGAGGGCACCGCTGGAGATCAATGAACCGCACATCCTCATCAACCCAGGCCTCTACCCAGATGATCCATTCTTCCGTGCGCAGCGGGGTGGCTTGGACCAAGATGGCTACAGGCGCTGTGATGCGGCTTTCATGAGATCGGCATTCGCGTCGGTTGTGGCACATGAACGTGGGCACCATCAGATTGCT
This genomic stretch from Longimicrobium sp. harbors:
- a CDS encoding DsbA family protein, with the protein product MRERLLNVAVVVMAGAALVTTGLVVRRQFARESHTVVTDGTLIEGWQRYLDDREPVGAHAAALTIIEYSDFQCPACRAYADTLDRVRELYPNDVAIAHRHFPIDRYPHSYEAAMTAECAREQGRYQQVRDLLFARQDSIGTIPWVAFATGAGVPDQTGFARCMKTKAHAARIESDRRDGRAIGMEMTPTSLINGVKVSGIISVAELAKRIEAAKEQRVN
- a CDS encoding carboxypeptidase-like regulatory domain-containing protein gives rise to the protein MALVAPATSQVQGTVIEPSGRPVSGVVVEAWVGGQTVESVQTDEQGRFTISGRAQVSGAVFLSFRGMGYRTRTMALPSQDSRLQVVLEAAPLALAPVIVSAAPRRLCPNVENSRARMLWERMRSRYWPEHADTVFIFGFHEVRRGTGTKQELDQAETGRSSRGWTTSALVTAPPWAMARSGYATPAAGGAGERTAFWNYRALDFGQMQDFTGTYFGQAHTFALLQAGPTEMMISFCPRSRQPLVGQIEGVLRLSGDTILANARWAFRTPRPDEDAGGEASYYQPESATGRALLAHQTRFWRKTTGGRYYFERHEFVDWRRWSR